One stretch of Mangifera indica cultivar Alphonso chromosome 9, CATAS_Mindica_2.1, whole genome shotgun sequence DNA includes these proteins:
- the LOC123226411 gene encoding cyclin-U4-1-like, whose product MAELQAYFEHQADSVMPRVISILSFLLQRVADSNDFSCRLQPHKLSAFHGLTRPTISLESYLERIFKYANCSPSCFVIAYVYLDRFALKQPSLPINSFTVHRLLITSVLVSAKFMDDIYCNNAFYAKVGGISTAEMNLLEVDFLFGLGFHLNVTPTTFQTYCSFLQKEMFLQFPLHLPDPPLNMDRQLNRHCCFTEDESAHHKQLAV is encoded by the exons ATGGCGGAGCTTCAAGCCTACTTCGAACATCAAGCCGATTCTGTGATGCCCAGAGTCATTTctattctctcttttcttcttcaacgtGTTGCTGATTCTAATGATTTTAGCTGTCGTCTTCAACCCCATAAGCTCTCTGCATTTCATGGCCTCACTCGCCCTACCATTTCCCTTGAAAGCTATCTCGAGAGGATCTTTAAGTACGCAAATTGTAGCCCTTCTTGCTTCGTTATTGCCTATGTTTATCTTGATCGTTTCGCGCTAAAACAGCCCTCTTTGCCCATCAATTCTTTCACTGTGCATCGGTTGCTTATAACCAGCGTTTTGGTCTCCGCCAAGTTCATGGATGATAT CTATTGTAACAATGCGTTTTATGCCAAAGTTGGGGGAATAAGCACAGCAGAAATGAACTTGCTTGAGGTGGACTTCTTGTTTGGTTTAGGGTTCCACTTAAACGTGACACCCACCACATTCCAAACCTACTGTTCCTTTCTTCAGAAAGAAATGTTTTTGCAATTTCCTCTGCATTTACCAGATCCTCCTCTAAACATGGACAGACAACTAAACCGCCATTGTTGTTTCACTGAAGATGAATCAGCCCATCACAAACAACTCGCCGTTTAG